The sequence below is a genomic window from Phormidium ambiguum IAM M-71.
CCAGCAGCAAGAATAATTGCTTGCATTTTTTGCCTCCTTTGCTTACTGTTTACACTCCAAAATAGAAATAGAAGAATATTAAATAGGCTGCGATTTAACCTATTTTTAACTTCTTAATTAACTTCTTTTAATTTACTAAATCTATTGTTAATTATTGTGAGAATATTCTCATAGTTAATTGTTATTAATTCATCCTTTTGGTAGTTGCATAAATTTTTAGAGTACTTTTTGAGAAAGTAATCAGATTAAGCAACTATCTAGAGATAGATAATGATTTATACTATTAAAAAACGAGGAATCAAATTACGCTTTCCAGGCTATTCCCGAAGATGGCAAAATACTAGAACCCTGGAAAACTCGTTAGACTTTGTAAGCCTTAATTTTGTCAATTAATTACGCCTAAACCCTGAAGTGGAATAATTATTGTAAAAACAAAGTTTAAGATAGTAATGTAAATAAACTAGTTAAATTTTCTAATTTAACTATCCAAGCTGTTAGGAATACAGATTCTCAGAAGTAGAAATTATGCAAGTCATTGGACATCGTGGTGCTGCAACTCTTGCTCCTGAAAATACATGGGAAAGTTTTGATGTGGCATTATCAGTTGGTGTAGATGCGATCGAAACAGACATCCGCGCCACTAGCGACGGAGAGTTAATTCTCATTCACGATAAACGCCTAGACCGAACCACAAATGGAGCAGGGTTAGTACAGACAACCCCTTGGTCTGCGATCAATAATTTAGATGCAGGGTCATGGTTTAGCGAAAAATATAGCGGTGCTAAAGTTCCCCTACTTCGAGATACCTTAGAACGTTACGGAAATCGCACACACTTAGTTTTAGAAGTCAAGCAACCCGGAGTAGAACTGCAAGTCTTAAAGATGGTAAAAGAATTTAATCTTCTAGATTCTGTAACTTTTACATCCTTTGATTTTCCAACAGTACAGAACATCAAACTTCAATTTCCTGCTGCTAAAGTTGGGTGGCTAACATCTAACTTTAGTAGAGAAAATGTCATGGAAGCTATTAATGCAGGTTTAGATCAAATTTGTTTACCCGCCAGTGCAGTTTCTCAAGAATTAGTTTCTACCTATAAAAATATAGGTTTAGAGGTCAGAGCGTGGAAAGTAAAAGATACTGAACTAATGAAATCAGCCGTTCAAGCAGGTGTTGATGGGATGACAGTTGATTTTCCTCACCTTTTATTGGAAGCTCTTGGTAGAAATAGGTAATATCTTCTCTCTCTTTCCTCTGTGTCCTCTGCGTCCTCTGCGGTTCATTATCAAGGGGGTCTTTCACCCAGGTTTAGAATAACAGCTTACTTCCGTTTGGCTTTTCTCCTGAACCAATTGAGCACAGAACTTCGACGGCGACGGCGACGGCGACGAGATTTCGTACCCCTGTCTTGATTTTCTAATAAACGATCGAGATAAGCAGCATAAACTTCAGTAACGATCGCCAACCCCACACGAACACTTAACATAATTGGCAGACCCCAAGTAGTCCACAGAAAACCAGCCAAAATCGGCCCAACAATTGTCCCAGCATCCTCACCCAAAATCATCCAACTCATCGTTTGGGCGCGTCGTCGCTTGTCAAAGCTGGAAATGTGCGCCATCAAAGAACCCCAAGCTGGACGAAAAGCAGATTTGCCAATGTCATCCACTAGTTTTCCTGTCGCAATGCCGAAGAAATTGGGAACAAAAATGTAAATAATTGAGGAAATGGTATTGCTAATGCTTCGTACCATTAATACCAGCTTACGATTTCCGCGATCGGACAGCCAACCAAATAAAGGCCCAGATACAAGCAACACAAGTGTTGAAGCAGTATAAATCAAACCTGTCTGCGCCTCGTTCAAACCACCGTATTGGGTCGCCAGGATGGGAAACAATCCTTTGAGCATTTCTGCTGTACCGTTAATCAAAAAATTCAGTAAGGTAAACGGAAGTAGCAGCCACCGAGATTCGGAAACATTGACAGGAAGTTCATTTGCTGGCTCTTGAGGTGTGGCTTGAGCTAAAGCTTCTGCCTTAGTCGTCGCCTCTTCAGGCTGTGAGTGACTCTCTCGGACATAGCGTGCGACAGCGTAGAGTGGAAATATCGAAATGACAAAGGAGAGGGCAAAGACTAGGGAAAAGTTAGCGGCTGTTACCGTTAGGATAATGCCAGCCAACGCTTTACCCAGCGAACCTGCGACCATTTTCGCTGTATGGTACCAGGCGAAGGCAGATGCGATCGCTTTTTTACCCCCTTGTTCGGCAATTAAAGCACTAGCCGATGGGTCGCGTAGTGCTTTGGAGGAACCGTGAATCGCTCTGACAGCATAAAGTTGCCAGGGTGATGTAACAAAAGCTAAGAGTAGCGCAACTAAACTACGCAGACCAATGGCAATGGTAAAGCTGCGTTTCAATCCAAAACGGTCAGCGACCCAACCCATCAGGGGTTTGAGCATCAAAGCAACAGCTTCGTTAAGTGCAATCAGAAAGCCAATTTGAGTCAAGCTTAACCCCAAATGAGTGGCATACAGGGGTAGTGCAAAGCTAATGAAACCGAAACTGAGGCGCGATAGGAAACCTTCTGCAACGATCGCAAACAATGACAGATTTACTTGGCGAAGTTTGGATAACATCCGTTCCTTGTTCAATGCAATAAAGAAAAAGTAAGTAGCCAGATCAAATTAATTACATAATTTTTTCCAAATTTTCGCAGAATTTTTTTCATAGATGCGATCGATATTTCCTAATTCTTATAAGCATATATCCGTATCCATTCATACTTAATAAACTGCCAAAAAATTTTAATTAAATTTATCAGTCTTTTTGACAACTTGCTTGGAATTTTAGCATCTATCTTTAGAGATATTATTTATTTCTATGTTTAATTGAATTTTAGACAAGAGA
It includes:
- a CDS encoding glycerophosphodiester phosphodiesterase: MQVIGHRGAATLAPENTWESFDVALSVGVDAIETDIRATSDGELILIHDKRLDRTTNGAGLVQTTPWSAINNLDAGSWFSEKYSGAKVPLLRDTLERYGNRTHLVLEVKQPGVELQVLKMVKEFNLLDSVTFTSFDFPTVQNIKLQFPAAKVGWLTSNFSRENVMEAINAGLDQICLPASAVSQELVSTYKNIGLEVRAWKVKDTELMKSAVQAGVDGMTVDFPHLLLEALGRNR
- a CDS encoding MFS transporter, which produces MLSKLRQVNLSLFAIVAEGFLSRLSFGFISFALPLYATHLGLSLTQIGFLIALNEAVALMLKPLMGWVADRFGLKRSFTIAIGLRSLVALLLAFVTSPWQLYAVRAIHGSSKALRDPSASALIAEQGGKKAIASAFAWYHTAKMVAGSLGKALAGIILTVTAANFSLVFALSFVISIFPLYAVARYVRESHSQPEEATTKAEALAQATPQEPANELPVNVSESRWLLLPFTLLNFLINGTAEMLKGLFPILATQYGGLNEAQTGLIYTASTLVLLVSGPLFGWLSDRGNRKLVLMVRSISNTISSIIYIFVPNFFGIATGKLVDDIGKSAFRPAWGSLMAHISSFDKRRRAQTMSWMILGEDAGTIVGPILAGFLWTTWGLPIMLSVRVGLAIVTEVYAAYLDRLLENQDRGTKSRRRRRRRRSSVLNWFRRKAKRK